In Besnoitia besnoiti strain Bb-Ger1 chromosome I, whole genome shotgun sequence, the genomic window CAGGGCTCAGTTAGAACTACAGCGGCTTTTTTTGATGTACAAATGAAATCTGGAATTCATCTGACACGTGCGTCCGTTGTTCTCTGATACTGGCCGCCTAGGACCAACTGGCGGTGACCGTGGTAACACGGCAGCGGTTGCGAACCTTTCGATGGCAGAAGACAGACATAGAAAGAAGCCGCTCAGACGCCTTTGCGCGTGTTTTTCAACATATCTAAACAAAGGAGGCTCAGCCTTCCTTCCAAGCCGCAGTTAGACTCTGTACAGCCAGGCTACGTAATACTGCCTTCTGATGACGTAGTGCTGGAGTGCGAGTCAGCGGGAGCATGGTAATCTCCAGGGTCGACGAGGCGTTTTGCTGTGCGACGAGACCTTGCTCAGTGTATCTACCTCCGACATACGTACGAATTCTTGACATACGTACGAATTCTTGTCAATCGAGGCAGTGTTCTGTCCCCGGTACCACTGCGGCAAGCCACGTTCGTTCACCGACGGGAAGGCGCCATTAGCACCTCAACAGTGGAACAAAACTATATGCAGCATCGATAGGTGTAACAATAAATGAGTGCTTCGGTGGATACTAAGACGTTTCATTGCATCATGTACCCCAGTACGGGGCGTAGACCACACCGCGGCGTCCATGGAGAGGGGCCAAGTCTGACCGCTTGTCTGTGTGCGGATCGCGTGGAAACAAATTATACAAGATCGCATCCCCTATCGGAGGGGAGCCCACACGACTTGAACTGCTCACGCCGCTGCGAATGCCACATGCACGCAGTGGCGCTGAAAGCCACTTCAGCCCCCGCGCACTCGTCTGAGGAAGAGTTGTACCAGCTGTACTTCGCTTACCTGGATCCCTCAGCGGGGTGCGGCCATAAGCGTATAGTGTGACGTGAGGCTGCACGGAGGCCATTTCTGCAAGCCCCCCCTTCACCTCCCCCCGACCGTGCCTAGAAAATGGGGTCTCTTTTGTGCGGATGTGGTACCTGTTCCGTAGTGATGTGGTTTATTGACGTTGGGTCTACGAAGCAGTACAACCAGTGAAAAGACAAACGCCCGCGAAACTTGGTCGGTGGAGCTGAGCATGGCACGGTGTTCCAGGTACTAGCTTAGTGATGTGCTAAAGAAAAACGTGTAGGCAACTCAACTCTTCAAGGCGTGCTTCTATGCCTCATGCTACCGGCTGAGAATGTGGCTAGGACAAAGGTTTGGATGTGGCACGACTGTGGTGAATAGCTTTCAAAACCAACAGTCCACTACCAAATACAATATCGTTGATGCCACGAAATAGTTCTACAGGTGCCATGCATTACCTCCTACATCTCGAACGCGTAGGGTGAGTTTACACCAACATGCCAGAAAGCAGATTTCTAATCCTCACATTTTGTCTTCGCTCCCGTGTCTGCTCATTATCTAGTGAGGTTGTGCCGTACAGCAACCACCTCCGATGCACTCTCGACCACCACTGAAACCGCGGGTACCAAATCGCGGGGGGTATGTTTGGGAGGGTCGACGGACCCTCCGGTGTTGATAAACTTCCATGTCTGAgctcagcgccgcctcctatCTGTTTCAATTGCTTTCAAGCAAGTAAGTCAAACATAGACAGCACTACATTTCCTCAGTTTGGCATCATTACGCAACGCTAAAACGAGGGCATCACCCGGATAGAGGAATGCTGGCGCTCGTGTTGTCGACACGCAAATTGCCACTTATGCAGTTCACATCGAGAATGTACAACAATTTGTTGAGCAACGGGGGGATGCTTGAAATCACCAGCAGTATTTTCTCTACGATAGAGTCAACTAGCATGAGCGATTCGCCGGCACTACCCCGGACCAGAGAGTTGTGCAAGCGTTGCATGCGCCCCCCCGTTCGCTAGCCATTGCACAACGGCGGTATCGATGGTACTTGCCGAGCACATGCCTGGTCTGTACCTTACAAGTGGCGTGTAGGTTCTTGCAAGACGCACACTCATTTCATAGCTTAAAGTGTGGGTTGTTGCGTCGCAGAGGTTCAAGCGGAACCGCGCTATTCGCATTCAGGCGCTACTGTGCGGTCACGCGGTATCGACGGCACCGTCGAATGTGTTTGTCGTTGTGTGCTAGTGGCGATTGTCGTGAACCTCGTGACTGCGCATGGCTAGTCTGCCCAAAATCCGCCTAACTGTCTTATCTCCTCACTACATTCCTCATCGGGCGTGAAGACGGGACGACGTTCAGAGCCGGGCCCCTGCCTGTGGACAGTTTCGTCCCGGCATGTTTTCGTCATCTGGCAGTGCGCTCTAGGCTGTTGACACGGCTTTTTCTACTTTCAGGCTACGTTTCTTTGCTTCGAACTGAGCACTTAATTCATGAccagcgcagccgcgtcccATTTTGGCATTCAAAGGACTGGATGCTTGCATGTGTATCCAAGTTGGACGAATCGGTGGTCGCCATTCAGTCAGTTGACAAGTTATCAGCCGGCTTGGTGCCGTGCATATACTTGAGATAAGGGCGGCGAGATGAGTCTATCGGCCGCTCTTCTTTTGTGAAATCTATTTTGTTCTCTACTAAGCCGCTGGCGTCTTGAGAAACCGGCTCATTCAGtggacgcgcagagacgccatGCGGAAGCCAATGTCCTTTACCCATCAACTCCATAGCCATACTGCTCTCTCTCAGGCAGGCCACCGGACATGCACCCGTATATACGCAATCCTGAGTATGACCTCAGCCGTTTCCCAGACCTTCACTTGAATGCGATTGCCCAGGCCTCCACCGTCAACAGGGAAACACATTCTACGTTGCGACCATCTGCGACCATCGGTACTGTCTCTAGGTCTCCGAAATCTTTTCGTCCGATCTTAGAAGGCACATCTCTGATTCTTTCAAGAAGTCTTCCATGTGACAACAGTCAGTTTTTGGCCATCATGTCCCAGCCTCGTGTGCAAGTTTTTATCCGGCGGGGCGTCGATTTGCCTGCAATGGACTCCGGTAAAAGCTCCGACCCGTATGTTAAGGTGAGATGCCGGAGGAGGGCACCAGAAGCCGCCCTAAAACGCCAGTGTAGCCTGCCGATGGAGCGGCACGTAGTGTGATAACGCTCGTTCCTGTCATGCCTCGAGTCTCTTGTGGAGAACCGAAAATGCGATCGTTTCATTTTTGGGCTGCTGCGTGAggacgcggcagagagggcgagggctgGAGGCCCAATCGAATCATGCTATCGAGAGAAGGGCCGCTAGTCTGCTTTAGAATAAAAAACAGAATGAGGCTGGCTATGTGCATTGAACGATCTCCATTCGGCATTGTCCTCATGAGCTAAGACACCCCTCAGGAGATTATGGCCGTGGATGAATCACACGGTTGTTTGTGGCACAGTGCAGCTGCAGATCATCCGCCAACTCATATCGCTGTCAAGCGATGGGGTATCCCCGTCATGTGCAGAGTCGGAGGGGCGGCGGATGATTTGGCCCTGCGTGCAAAATGTACTGTCAAATAGCTGGTTGGGCCACTGTTTAATAAGGCGTTGCACATGTGATGTTTCAACGTTTGCTCAGTTCGAGTACAGGGGCACGCATTACCGCACGGGGACGGTGAAGAAAACTGTGAATCCGGTGTGGAACCACAAGTTCACGTTTGTCTATGACGTAAGGCGCACCTGCACAGCCATCCTGCGATTTTTTCTGGTACAAGCTGCCCCGGAGTGCATGGGTGGGCGCGTGCGCTGAAGGAACAGATTACATCAAAAGATATTGCTGGACCGCATACTCCGTATAACTGCCACGTTGTATGCTTATATCAGTAACGGGATAGCGCAAGTGTATTctggaggggggcggggggacaAGTACCGGCGGCACGTCTGAAACATGCCATCGCCCCGTTCTCGAAGGCGAACcccgtcttcgccggcgtgcCACTTGTAGCGAGCAGTTCATGTCCTTTTTCGGTACTTCTCAGAAACAGTTCGGACCCCACAGCGTCACCTTTGAAGTGTGGGATGCAAATATTTTGCTGAAGGACAAGAAAATGGGGTCAGTGACCGTAGATCTTCGAACTCTGGAGGTGAGAGACAGTCTACCGGGGGTGGTCCAGGTAGCAGTGCAAGAAGGGATGCGTCTGTTGCGCGACTACGATATGTGGCGTTCTTGTGGATTGTGGTGTGGATGTGAGCTGTAGGTGGATAAAGTTGAGGACAAATACTATGCTCTGGAgaacgcggcgcaggccaaGATTGGCGCAGCACTTCACATCCAacttcagctgctgccgcccctcAGCGAGACGAAGCCTTTGGGTGACGGCTCGCAGAAGATTGTTGTCTTGACTGCCGAACAGGCtagagcggcggcgcacggtCGCATTCTCGTCGCGCCAAGCAACCAGGGCCCAGTCGGGTCGGTGGGCTCCCCTCCTCTCCTGCACAGCTACCCCTCGCCTGTGTCCGTGCCTCCGTATGTGCATCCCTCCAATGCGGTGTTTCCGGTGGCGCATCCTGCGCCGTACTCGCAGCAGCAAGTTTTGCTCGTCactccgcctcctgcgtaTCCGACGCAGCCTGGCTGTTTCCCTCCCGGTGCCTAcggagcgccgccaccgccggcaggaggcgcgcctgggTGGGCGTGGCCAGCGCCGAGTCAGGCACCCCCTCAGGGGTTTCACGCGGCTCCACCGTCTCCAACACCCGCCACCACGAGCgtgccctctgcagcctcgccgcagtGCCCCGTGGCAGTCGCTACCGCAGAACGTGGTTCGGATGGCAGGGGTGGAGGGGGCGGCAGTCCGAGGGGCTCTGGCGAACGGTCCGGTGACAGTGACTCATCATCAGATGAGGGTAAgcggaagagaggagacgagacaaACTGCGTGCCACTTTCAGGAAGCAGTGGCATCTGTGACGCATGCGTGGTACGCCCCCGCGGGTGCATGTATGAAGAGTGCACTTCCTCTGCGTTCGCCGTTCTCCATCGCGTGCGTATACCTGATCGCCGGGACACAGATGCAAGTTCCTACGGAGTTTAGGCGTGATCACATGAGTGCGTGCACAAAACCCAGGGGGACCGCACGCGCGTAACGTCGCGGGAACTCGGTGTGCAGCCATTTGCCTCCTCTGGTGCAGGAGCGACGAAGAACTCGAAGAAAACCAGCTCTCGAAGAAAGGAAAAGGCAGCGGAGTCCACGCTGATCATGGAAATCAAGCAGATCATCCCCTCAGCGACATACGGAGAGGTAGCCAAGTAAGTTGTCGTGGAAGATGCCAAGATTTGGTAAGAATCAGTGAGCATCAGGAAGATCGGAGGACGACTGTTCTGGGGTGAACTGCAAGTATTATCAGCTTGTCTCACGCAGATGGACTTCGATCAGAAGGAGGGGCATGCCTTGTCGCGCTTTTCAGAGATACTGTTTTTCAAGACGAGTATTCATCTGCTTGTTCACTCCCGTGTTCACTTCCCTCGCCAGGTATACGGGATTGAAATGTAGTGGCAAGTTCTTCATGTCTGTATGCCGTTGCAGGGCACTGATAGCTAACAACAATGACAAAGACCTAGCTCTAAAGGACTTGGTCGCCAGGATGAGCGTGACTTCCCAAAAAGAACGCGCGACGCCTAGCGCGCCGACGTGAAATGTATCATATACAGGCATTGAACCCCACCATCATTTTATCGCTCCCTGTGCTGTCGTCCGCGTCAAATGCTTAGATGGTAGTACCTCTGCGTCAATCGAGGCTCACCGAATTGTCGTTTCGCGctgaagcgaagaaaactATGCATCCAGGGTCTAGTCATAAGCCATGCGCTTTGAGGTCCGTTTTGCACGCAGTAGTACGATTAACGCTGGGCGTTTCGGAGCACCGCCGAGAACTAACGCTGTTCCTTTTTTGCTTTTTTGGGGCACCTAATGGAACAGCGGTCGTCTCAGTGACACTCCCTCTTGAGCTGCTTGCAAGTAGAGCGTTCACAGCCGTCTGACCATCAGAAGAAACAGTAGTATAAAACCAGAGCGCATCGTAGCTCTACGATAACGACTTCCAAATCACTAGTGTGTATCAGTGAGTTTAACTTGTCCTCCGGATCAAGGATGTTTTATGAGCATAAAGATCGTAGCAAGGCCGCCATGGAGGATACGAGGTTGTCTCTAAAATCTTTGTTGCATGAACATCTAGGCTTCAAGTGGGTCTATATCCGCAATCGTTAGCATCTTCCAGATTCTGCAGGTGTCCCTCTCCTTCACCGGGGCCCGCCGATAAGCAAAAGGGAGAGGTGCCAGGGTGAGTGAACAGCTCACAAACATGTAGCGCTCACTTCGTGCTATAATCTCGTTTTTGCTGAAAGGGTCTGCCTTAGTCGCTGCGGTATAAATCCGACCTCAAAGGGCATTCCACGGGTAAAAGCAGAAGCAGTCGTTCCATCCGAATGGTCCTAAGATGGTACATTTGTGCCCGCGATTCAAGGACCACGCAGAACGTcacaggaggcgcggcccGCCCCAACGATCCTAGCGGTAACATTCGATATAGTAAACTGGCGGAGCATCCGCAGCGATCCCTACGACCAATAATCCGTCCAGCAGACGGCGCATTGGTTTCACGGCAAGGAATCTTGTCTCATCCGCATTCCTCGATTTTTACAACGGTGCACAGAGGTGGTTGTAGATTTCGGGGCTGCACTCTAAGTCGTTCGGCGGAGAACAAGGGAAATGAGAGCCATTCAGCCCGCTGAAATACTGCGCATGCAAGTGGCTCCGGATAAGGTGCTGGGTCACCGGACAGAGGTTCGTTAGTACGTAGTTATCCAGAGTCGACGAGGAATAGATGCACTCTCTTAGCTGCGAACGCTGTCAAAATTTCTCTGGAATGAGGAGTGCACGGTCTTGGCTTTTACATTACGGTGCGCTCGCGAGTGACCCAACGGAGGGCATGCAGACGAACTCGACTTGCCGCTTTGCGTCGGACGCTGTGGACACATGAAGACGAATTTCCGTCATTGCAGTAGTCGTTCCTGTAGAGAGAATAACTGGCGTGGTGGCACAAGTTTGTGAATCGATTGGAGGGCTGGGAGTCTGGGTGGTGCCGCCCGCTGCTGTTTGATTTCAGTCGAAAGGGTGTGCGCTTGGGACAGGTCCCCGCCGTAGTTGCCCGCTGCACCAAGTCGAGCAGCCACACGCTGCATGTGTCTCGGAAACTCTCTTTTTGTAACAtcttcgcgctctgcgcTTTCAACGTCTTTTTTCCAGCCTGAGTAGGATACCCTGAAATGCGGAACTGACATATgttctccgcagcggcgtcaCTAGGGTGCGTGCGGCGACTGGCGGTAGAGAACCGGCCTTTTTCGTGTTCCACCGCCTTTTTTGTCGCGTTTTCCGCGTTCATGTCACTATTTTTCCTTTGTTTCGACGATGAAGAACGCTTGGTCGGCGCTCCGTGGCGCGGTTCAGGAGTTCAATGCGGTAAGACCGTGCGAAAGGCGTCCGCATAACGCGCCGGAGAGGTTTTCGTCGGCGGTTTGCCGAGACCCCGTCCCGTCGTCTCTGCGACGAGCAGACTGTACCCGCGGCTAGTTTCAGACGCCAGACATTGCACACGAGCTTGCTGTTTCCACTGACACTCTAGGGCAGTGCAGAGGCAGAGTGGAGAGAACGGCGCTCGATACACCACACCTCGTGGTGGCAGAGCAGTCCGGCTAATCCTCCCGTTTGGCCGTGGATAAAGTGGAAAGTGACGGAGAGCCGGTCCTCCAGCATGAGCGCATGAGCATGTCCACAagcatacgtatatatacatctatatgcacatctatatatatttctacatacacgtatatatatggttCATGGATGCAGCAGGCGACGGTACAAGAATGctctcgagggcgccgcgactGTCAGTCGTCGGGCCGCGCAACTCCATGCAATTTGCTTGCAGGTCCTCCTTTCGGAagatgaggaggaagaggaggaggaagaagagctgcTGGGAGAAGACATCTTCGCCGATCGACAGGTCAGACTCCGTCTGTGTGAGCACTTGGCTCGTAGCCGAGTCGGCGC contains:
- a CDS encoding hypothetical protein (encoded by transcript BESB_003760), yielding MSQPRVQVFIRRGVDLPAMDSGKSSDPYVKFEYRGTHYRTGTVKKTVNPVWNHKFTFVYDKQFGPHSVTFEVWDANILLKDKKMGSVTVDLRTLEVDKVEDKYYALENAAQAKIGAALHIQLQLLPPLSETKPLGDGSQKIVVLTAEQARAAAHGRILVAPSNQGPVGSVGSPPLLHSYPSPVSVPPYVHPSNAVFPVAHPAPYSQQQVLLVTPPPAYPTQPGCFPPGAYGAPPPPAGGAPGWAWPAPSQAPPQGFHAAPPSPTPATTSVPSAASPQCPVAVATAERGSDGRGGGGGSPRGSGERSGDSDSSSDEGATKNSKKTSSRRKEKAAESTLIMEIKQIIPSATYGEVAKALIANNNDKDLALKDLVARMSVTSQKERATPSAPT